The following are encoded together in the Lathyrus oleraceus cultivar Zhongwan6 chromosome 3, CAAS_Psat_ZW6_1.0, whole genome shotgun sequence genome:
- the LOC127130111 gene encoding eukaryotic translation initiation factor 4 gamma-like — translation MTYEAFKLKGLSEQVRNDFVRDVAVRLQAHLVREAEEKAIREVEEKARLEEEQWIREVVEKVVAEAAAAAATAAEAKAKAKAESEEAAHIAVEEAAKDNTDTLTQGEQSNFGFTPLFLKTLEELQKEQQIVRVRLDHKDSINNNIQNLLTQLIPRMPHPPNP, via the coding sequence ATGACCtatgaagccttcaaactgaaaggcctctctgaacaagtccgcaaTGACTTCGTCAGAGACGTTGCAGTAAGGCTACAGGCTCATTTGGTCAGAGAGGCTGAGGAAAAGGCCATAAGAGAAGTAGAAGAGAAAGCTCGCTTGGAGGAAGAGCAATGGATTAGAGAAGTTGTAGAAAAGGTTGTTGCTGAAGCTGCTGCTGCTGCTGCGACTGCTGCTGAAGCTAAGGCAAAAGCAAAAGCCGAATCTGAAGAAGCAGCACATATAGCCGTGGAAGAAGCTGCAAAGGATAACACTGATACtctaactcagggggagcaaTCTAACTTTGGCTTCACCCCTCTGTTCTTGAAAACTCTAGAAGAACTACAGAAGGAGCAACAGATTGTGCGAGTAAGATTGGATCACAAGGACTCCATCAACAACAATAttcagaacctgctgactcaactgATCCCAAGGATGCCTCatcctccaaacccttag